Proteins encoded by one window of Winogradskyella sp. PG-2:
- a CDS encoding HAD family hydrolase: MSKYKCVIFDCDGVLVDSEPLSNQVMVDMTNELGANIDLDYAYQHFKGNSLENCISQIDQLINGDIPSSFQEEYRERSFVKFKKEIQPVEGILDVIKNLSIPFCVASSGPENKIKLNLELTGLLSYFESNIFSCYAIQKWKPDPAVFLWAAETMGFQPKDCVVIEDSPIGVNAAIAGGFDVCGFTAHDYRDELKQNATSTFDSMINLPKLL; this comes from the coding sequence ATGTCAAAATACAAGTGTGTTATTTTTGATTGCGATGGTGTTTTAGTGGATAGCGAACCACTAAGTAATCAAGTTATGGTTGATATGACCAATGAGCTAGGTGCAAATATTGACTTAGACTATGCATACCAGCACTTCAAAGGTAATTCACTGGAAAATTGTATTTCACAAATTGACCAATTGATTAACGGAGATATACCTTCAAGTTTTCAAGAGGAATATCGAGAACGTTCGTTTGTGAAATTCAAAAAAGAGATCCAGCCTGTTGAAGGAATTCTTGATGTGATCAAAAATTTAAGCATACCATTCTGTGTAGCTTCAAGTGGTCCAGAAAACAAAATAAAACTTAATTTAGAGCTAACAGGTTTATTGTCTTATTTTGAATCTAACATCTTTAGTTGTTATGCTATTCAAAAATGGAAACCAGATCCAGCAGTTTTTTTATGGGCAGCAGAAACTATGGGTTTTCAGCCTAAAGATTGTGTGGTTATTGAAGATAGTCCTATTGGAGTTAATGCAGCAATTGCTGGCGGTTTTGATGTATGTGGTTTTACAGCTCATGATTATCGCGATGAGTTAAAACAAAATGCGACGAGTACTTTTGATAGCATGATAAACTTACCAAAGCTCTTATAA
- a CDS encoding SDR family NAD(P)-dependent oxidoreductase: MMSKNIIITGTSRGIGFELVHLFANQGHNVLALSRNAQPVNNLHFENITSLAFDLCSQEDYKKVESFIEEEWKDVDILINNAGTLLNKPFSETTFEDFQHVYQTNVFGVSEMTRTVLPFMKSNSHVITISSMGGIQGSMKFPGLSAYSSSKGAVITLTELLAEEYKESGPQFNILALGAVQTEMLKEAFPDYEAPTTALEMASYINDFALTGNKYYNGKVLQVSNSTP, from the coding sequence ATGATGAGTAAGAACATAATAATTACAGGAACGAGTAGAGGTATAGGTTTTGAATTGGTACATTTGTTTGCAAATCAAGGCCATAATGTATTAGCATTATCACGAAATGCACAACCTGTAAACAACTTACATTTTGAAAACATCACCTCCTTAGCTTTTGATTTATGTAGTCAAGAAGACTATAAAAAGGTTGAAAGTTTTATTGAAGAAGAATGGAAAGACGTAGATATTCTGATAAACAATGCAGGTACTTTATTAAATAAGCCATTCTCTGAAACAACATTTGAAGATTTTCAACATGTTTATCAAACTAATGTTTTTGGTGTTTCTGAAATGACACGAACTGTTTTACCATTCATGAAATCTAATAGTCATGTAATTACAATAAGTAGTATGGGAGGTATTCAAGGAAGTATGAAATTCCCTGGATTATCGGCTTACAGTTCTAGTAAAGGGGCAGTTATTACACTAACTGAGTTGTTAGCTGAAGAGTATAAGGAATCAGGTCCACAATTTAATATATTAGCCTTAGGTGCTGTACAGACAGAAATGCTCAAAGAAGCATTTCCAGATTATGAGGCTCCAACTACGGCTCTAGAAATGGCATCATATATCAATGATTTTGCATTGACTGGAAATAAATATTATAACGGTAAAGTATTACAAGTTTCAAACTCCACTCCATAA
- a CDS encoding M28 family metallopeptidase, whose amino-acid sequence MKKIFFLVFIMLLSSCAVKQKAADGKDGKPGNDSKAEMVQAAQANVESALPVRPISVSDIKRSMEYLASDELQGRATGSEGIEKAAVFIESYFKANNIKQYFDSYRDDFEFKNSRSATPDAVIKGFNIIGLIEGNDPKLKNEFIILGGHYDHIGLGKEVNGDKIANGANDDASGTIAAMEFGKYFAKSKTNKRSILITLYSAEEMGLKGSGHLAERLSKEGINAYTMINFEMIGVPRAEDKSMAYMSGYERSNFAETLNKYGGEEVVGFFPKAKEFNLFMRSDNFPFFKELNIPAHAISTFDFTNFDYYHHVDDEADKMDYEHMVSFMNKMIPALEGMMNAPTKEVVLNDE is encoded by the coding sequence ATGAAAAAGATATTTTTTTTAGTCTTTATTATGCTGTTAAGTTCATGCGCAGTTAAACAGAAAGCTGCTGATGGTAAAGATGGTAAACCAGGAAATGATAGTAAGGCTGAAATGGTTCAAGCAGCTCAGGCAAATGTTGAATCTGCTTTACCTGTAAGACCAATTTCTGTATCAGATATTAAAAGAAGTATGGAGTATTTGGCTTCGGATGAATTACAAGGTAGAGCTACAGGTAGTGAAGGTATAGAAAAAGCAGCAGTGTTTATTGAGAGCTATTTTAAAGCAAATAATATTAAGCAATATTTTGACTCCTACAGAGATGATTTTGAATTTAAAAACTCAAGAAGCGCTACACCAGATGCAGTCATAAAGGGATTTAATATTATTGGACTTATAGAAGGAAATGATCCTAAATTAAAAAATGAATTTATTATTCTCGGAGGTCATTACGACCATATAGGATTAGGTAAAGAAGTTAATGGAGACAAAATTGCAAATGGTGCAAATGACGATGCTTCCGGTACTATAGCCGCAATGGAGTTTGGTAAGTATTTTGCAAAGTCAAAAACTAATAAGCGTAGTATTCTTATAACATTATATTCAGCGGAAGAAATGGGATTGAAAGGTTCTGGCCATTTAGCTGAGCGTTTAAGTAAAGAAGGGATAAATGCTTATACCATGATTAATTTTGAAATGATTGGAGTGCCAAGAGCTGAAGATAAGTCAATGGCTTATATGAGCGGTTATGAACGTTCAAATTTTGCAGAAACTTTAAATAAATATGGAGGGGAGGAAGTTGTTGGTTTCTTTCCAAAAGCAAAAGAGTTTAATTTATTTATGAGGTCAGATAACTTTCCTTTTTTTAAGGAGTTAAACATACCAGCTCATGCTATTTCTACTTTCGATTTCACAAATTTTGACTATTACCATCATGTAGACGATGAAGCAGATAAAATGGATTATGAACATATGGTAAGCTTTATGAATAAGATGATCCCAGCTTTAGAAGGTATGATGAATGCACCAACAAAAGAAGTGGTCTTAAATGATGAGTAA
- a CDS encoding TonB-dependent receptor, whose amino-acid sequence MLFKSIKTILILFITIQLNAQDSFNVSGLITDIDGNSIPFTNVVLLRSTDSTLVKGTITQDNGRYTIENIASGNYFVMGSYVGFKKSYSKLFNLNASYTVETLVLKEGNQLDEVLVKAQKPLYQQKVDRMVINVENSIVSAGGTALEVLERSPGININRQSNSISIVGKEGVVVMINDKISYMPTSGLVQMLEGMSADNIESIELITTPPANFDAEGNAGYINIVLKKRTDLGLNGSYSVALGYGKGITNNDNINFNYRKKSINFYGSYGFSLDKRAQQFKTSREFTESENLLTSNTVTDREPSQRNHNLRLGLDISTSEKTIMGFLVNAFDNRWSMDAVNNNVNSENGNPTSFVVLDNDEINRLKHIGLNYNVKHNFTEDKFLSFDIDYLNYNFDNPTNYRNSFFDENNSFTNSELLRSGKETPLKTWVSKIDYSNRISENLKIEAGIIRCKK is encoded by the coding sequence ATGCTTTTTAAATCAATCAAAACAATCTTAATCCTTTTTATTACCATTCAACTTAATGCTCAAGATAGCTTTAATGTTTCTGGTTTAATTACTGATATTGATGGTAATAGTATTCCATTTACTAATGTCGTTTTATTGAGATCTACTGATTCTACATTAGTAAAAGGAACTATAACTCAAGATAACGGTAGATATACAATTGAAAATATTGCTAGCGGTAACTATTTTGTCATGGGTAGTTACGTAGGATTTAAAAAAAGTTATTCTAAGCTATTTAACTTAAATGCATCTTACACTGTAGAAACTTTAGTTTTAAAGGAAGGAAATCAACTAGATGAGGTTTTAGTTAAGGCACAAAAGCCTTTGTATCAACAAAAAGTTGATCGTATGGTTATAAATGTAGAAAACAGTATCGTTTCTGCTGGCGGCACAGCATTAGAAGTTTTAGAACGCTCTCCGGGAATTAATATTAATAGACAAAGCAATAGTATTTCTATAGTTGGCAAGGAAGGCGTTGTTGTAATGATAAACGATAAAATTAGTTACATGCCAACATCTGGCTTGGTTCAGATGTTAGAAGGAATGAGTGCTGATAATATTGAGTCTATTGAATTAATAACTACTCCACCAGCAAACTTTGATGCAGAAGGAAACGCTGGTTACATAAATATTGTTCTAAAAAAACGTACTGATCTAGGTCTCAATGGATCTTATTCTGTTGCCTTAGGTTATGGAAAAGGAATAACAAATAATGATAATATAAACTTTAACTATCGTAAAAAAAGTATCAATTTTTATGGCAGTTATGGTTTTTCTCTCGACAAGAGAGCTCAGCAATTTAAAACCAGTAGAGAATTTACAGAAAGTGAGAATCTATTGACATCTAACACAGTAACGGATAGAGAACCTAGTCAACGCAATCATAATTTAAGATTAGGATTAGATATAAGCACATCAGAAAAAACTATTATGGGTTTTCTAGTAAATGCTTTTGATAATAGATGGTCTATGGACGCTGTTAACAATAATGTAAATTCTGAAAATGGTAACCCAACATCATTTGTTGTACTAGATAATGATGAAATAAATCGATTGAAACATATTGGCCTTAATTATAATGTCAAGCATAATTTTACTGAAGATAAATTCTTAAGCTTTGATATTGATTATCTGAATTATAATTTTGATAACCCAACGAACTATCGCAATTCTTTTTTTGATGAAAATAACTCATTTACAAATAGCGAATTACTTAGAAGTGGAAAAGAAACACCATTAAAAACTTGGGTTAGTAAGATAGACTATAGTAATAGGATAAGCGAAAACTTAAAAATTGAAGCAGGCATTATAAGGTGTAAAAAATGA
- a CDS encoding outer membrane beta-barrel family protein, with protein sequence MWVSDPTLTNRSVLDETIYAGYGSIEYGIDDKTSFKAGLRYEHTDSKLDTDTQGTVVDRNYRIWFPSVFINRQINDTLSVNLAYSKRITRPTFNDLAPFVIFFDPNTFLSGNASLQPAISNAFKVDVNYKSYFLSLQYTNEDASIANFQKRIDEATGRLIFEAANLDYTRTFGATLGLPIKLFDWWRTQNNFTFVRQKVRTFYNDEPIELSLGNFSANSTHSFKISGNFSAELSGFYNGPSFFGSAKYNEVYGLNIGFQQNFGEKWGTLKFSINDLLDSVKFTGGTDLPEQNIKTNNTFDFSNRTFAVTYSRNFGNSKLKSSRNRETGSEEERRRVN encoded by the coding sequence ATTTGGGTTTCTGATCCAACCCTCACAAACAGAAGTGTTTTAGATGAAACCATATATGCTGGTTATGGGTCCATTGAATATGGAATCGATGATAAAACAAGCTTTAAAGCTGGTCTCAGATATGAACATACTGATTCTAAATTAGACACAGATACTCAAGGTACCGTTGTAGATAGAAATTATCGGATTTGGTTTCCTAGTGTTTTTATTAATCGGCAAATTAATGACACATTAAGTGTTAATCTAGCATATTCTAAACGCATAACAAGACCTACTTTCAACGATTTAGCTCCCTTTGTAATATTCTTTGACCCGAATACTTTTCTGTCTGGTAATGCATCATTACAACCTGCAATTTCTAATGCTTTTAAAGTTGATGTGAATTATAAATCTTATTTTTTATCATTGCAGTATACAAATGAAGATGCTTCTATAGCTAACTTTCAAAAACGCATAGATGAAGCAACAGGAAGGTTGATTTTTGAAGCTGCTAACCTAGACTATACAAGGACTTTTGGTGCAACTCTTGGCTTACCAATTAAACTTTTTGATTGGTGGAGAACCCAAAATAATTTTACATTCGTTAGGCAAAAAGTTAGGACATTCTATAATGACGAACCTATAGAGCTAAGCTTGGGTAATTTCTCAGCAAATAGCACACACTCATTCAAAATATCAGGTAATTTTTCTGCAGAACTTTCTGGTTTTTATAACGGTCCAAGTTTTTTTGGTTCAGCTAAATACAATGAAGTTTATGGTCTTAACATTGGATTTCAGCAAAACTTTGGTGAAAAATGGGGAACATTAAAATTTTCAATTAATGACTTATTAGACAGTGTTAAATTCACTGGAGGTACTGACTTACCAGAACAAAACATAAAAACTAATAATACATTCGATTTTTCGAATAGAACCTTTGCAGTAACATATTCTAGAAACTTTGGTAACAGCAAACTAAAATCATCTCGTAACCGTGAAACAGGTTCTGAAGAAGAACGACGCAGGGTTAATTAA
- a CDS encoding pyruvate dehydrogenase complex dihydrolipoamide acetyltransferase has protein sequence MAEVINMPRLSDTMEEGTVASWLKKVGDKVEEGDILAEIETDKATMEFESFNEGTLLHIGIPEGETAKVDTLLAIIGDEGEDISGLLNGSTEVEESDAIPEGKDTKSDLSDVDFDASADVPEGVIVVTMPRLSDTMEEGTVATWLKKVGEEVEEGDILAEIETDKATMEFESFQSGTLLHIGLDEGDSAKVDSLLAIIGPAGTDVTEVAKNFKIGGSEAKVETKKEEKKVDSPKAIETKKETPKVLSSVATTNSGGRIFASPLAKKMAEEKGINLSQVNGSGENGRIVKKDIEGFTPSAQSVSVGKFIPSGQEDFDEVPNSNMRKAIAKNLAKSKFSAPHYYLNVEFDMENAMAFRAQYNSIPDTKISYNDMIVKACALALRQHPQVNSQWFDDRMQLNNHVHIGVAVAVPDGLLVPVVKFANEQSLTQIGAAVKEYAGKARNKKLALDEMEGSTFTISNLGMFGIESFTSIINQPNSAILSVGAIVSKPVVKNGAVVPGNTMKLTLACDHRTVDGATGAQFLQTLKGYIENPVTMLV, from the coding sequence ATGGCAGAAGTAATTAACATGCCGCGTTTAAGCGATACAATGGAAGAAGGAACAGTTGCTTCCTGGTTAAAAAAAGTTGGAGATAAGGTAGAGGAAGGTGATATTTTGGCAGAAATCGAGACGGATAAAGCTACCATGGAGTTTGAATCTTTTAATGAGGGAACTTTACTTCATATCGGTATTCCAGAAGGTGAAACAGCGAAAGTAGACACGCTTTTGGCTATTATTGGTGATGAAGGAGAGGATATTTCTGGTTTGTTAAATGGAAGTACTGAGGTTGAAGAATCTGATGCAATTCCAGAAGGTAAAGATACCAAGTCAGACCTGTCTGATGTTGATTTTGATGCAAGTGCTGATGTTCCTGAAGGAGTTATAGTAGTTACTATGCCACGACTTAGTGATACCATGGAAGAAGGAACTGTAGCAACATGGTTAAAGAAAGTTGGAGAAGAAGTTGAAGAAGGAGACATTTTAGCGGAAATAGAAACCGATAAAGCGACGATGGAATTTGAATCTTTTCAATCAGGAACTTTATTGCATATAGGATTAGACGAAGGAGATTCTGCTAAGGTAGATTCGCTCTTAGCCATTATTGGACCTGCAGGTACAGATGTTACAGAAGTTGCTAAAAACTTTAAAATAGGTGGATCTGAAGCAAAAGTTGAAACTAAAAAGGAAGAAAAGAAAGTAGATTCTCCAAAAGCTATTGAAACTAAAAAAGAAACACCAAAAGTGTTAAGCTCGGTTGCAACTACAAATTCTGGCGGAAGAATATTCGCATCACCATTAGCCAAGAAAATGGCTGAGGAAAAAGGAATTAATTTATCTCAAGTCAATGGTTCTGGTGAAAATGGTAGAATTGTTAAAAAGGATATAGAAGGCTTTACACCATCTGCGCAATCTGTGTCAGTAGGGAAATTTATACCATCTGGTCAAGAAGATTTTGACGAAGTACCAAATTCAAATATGCGTAAAGCAATTGCCAAGAATTTAGCAAAATCTAAGTTTAGTGCACCACATTACTACCTTAATGTGGAGTTTGATATGGAAAATGCTATGGCATTTAGAGCACAATATAATTCAATACCAGACACTAAGATTTCATATAATGATATGATTGTAAAAGCTTGTGCATTAGCATTACGTCAGCATCCGCAAGTTAATTCACAATGGTTTGATGATAGAATGCAATTAAATAATCATGTGCATATTGGTGTGGCAGTTGCTGTACCAGATGGATTATTAGTACCTGTGGTAAAGTTTGCAAATGAACAAAGCTTAACTCAAATCGGTGCTGCAGTAAAAGAATACGCTGGAAAAGCTAGAAATAAGAAATTAGCTCTAGATGAAATGGAAGGAAGTACATTCACTATATCTAATTTAGGAATGTTTGGTATAGAAAGTTTCACTTCTATTATAAACCAGCCTAACTCTGCGATTTTATCTGTAGGAGCAATAGTTTCAAAACCAGTGGTTAAAAATGGAGCAGTTGTTCCGGGTAACACTATGAAGTTAACTTTAGCTTGTGATCACAGAACAGTTGATGGTGCTACTGGAGCGCAATTCCTTCAAACTTTGAAAGGTTATATTGAGAATCCAGTGACAATGTTAGTATAA
- the pdhA gene encoding pyruvate dehydrogenase (acetyl-transferring) E1 component subunit alpha — MQKITKEVYLKWYEDMYFWRKFEDKLAAVYIQQKVRGFLHLYNGQEAVLAGALHAMDLTKDKMITAYRNHVQPIGMGVDPKRVMAELYGKATGTSQGLGGSMHIFSKEHRFYGGHGIVGGQIPLGAGIAFGDKYHDVDGVTICCFGDGAARQGSLHETFNLAMLWNLPVVFVCENNGYAMGTSVERTANHTEIWKLGLGYEMPSGPVDGMNPIKVAEAFDEAIKRARSGGGPSFLEVKTYRYRGHSMSDAQHYRTKDEVEEYKKIDPITQVKDIILENKYATEDDLKTIDKAVKARVAECEKFAEESPYPEKSVMYDAVYEQEDYPFIDHKIK; from the coding sequence ATGCAAAAAATAACAAAAGAGGTTTACCTAAAATGGTATGAGGACATGTATTTCTGGAGAAAGTTTGAAGACAAACTTGCTGCAGTTTACATTCAACAAAAAGTTAGAGGTTTTCTTCACTTATATAATGGTCAAGAAGCTGTTTTAGCTGGTGCTTTACATGCTATGGATTTAACAAAGGATAAAATGATTACAGCGTATCGTAATCACGTTCAACCTATAGGAATGGGTGTTGATCCTAAACGTGTAATGGCAGAATTATATGGAAAAGCGACTGGAACTTCACAAGGTTTAGGTGGTTCGATGCATATTTTTTCAAAAGAGCATCGTTTTTATGGTGGTCATGGAATCGTTGGTGGTCAAATCCCTTTAGGTGCTGGTATTGCATTTGGAGATAAATATCATGATGTTGATGGTGTAACCATATGTTGTTTTGGAGATGGTGCTGCAAGACAAGGATCTTTACACGAAACTTTTAACCTAGCAATGCTATGGAATTTACCAGTGGTATTTGTTTGTGAAAATAATGGTTACGCAATGGGAACTTCTGTTGAACGTACAGCAAATCATACGGAAATTTGGAAATTAGGATTAGGTTATGAAATGCCTTCAGGTCCAGTAGATGGAATGAATCCTATTAAAGTTGCAGAAGCTTTTGATGAAGCTATTAAGCGCGCAAGAAGTGGAGGAGGTCCTTCATTTCTTGAAGTAAAAACATATCGTTACAGAGGACACTCTATGTCGGATGCACAACATTATAGAACTAAAGACGAGGTTGAGGAGTACAAGAAAATCGATCCTATTACACAAGTAAAAGATATTATTTTAGAGAATAAATATGCAACTGAAGACGACTTAAAAACTATTGATAAAGCTGTAAAAGCTAGAGTTGCTGAATGCGAAAAGTTTGCGGAAGAATCTCCATACCCAGAAAAGAGTGTGATGTACGATGCAGTTTATGAGCAAGAAGATTATCCATTTATAGATCATAAAATAAAGTAA
- the cdd gene encoding cytidine deaminase, with protein sequence MREVKIETTLEVYEDISELPKAIQKLMGSAIDARNNAYAPYSKFNVGAAILLDNGEVVIGNNQENACFPSGLCAERTAIYYAGARFPNANILKLAITASSQNQVTDKPIPPCGACRQSIAEYEIKQDQPIEIYFMGAKGKVVKSSSLANLLPLLFESSVL encoded by the coding sequence ATGAGGGAAGTAAAAATAGAAACAACACTAGAGGTCTATGAAGACATAAGTGAACTTCCAAAGGCTATTCAGAAACTTATGGGTTCTGCAATAGACGCTCGTAATAATGCTTATGCGCCATATTCAAAATTTAATGTAGGTGCTGCAATTTTGTTAGATAATGGCGAAGTTGTTATAGGTAATAATCAAGAAAATGCTTGTTTCCCATCTGGCTTATGTGCAGAACGAACAGCTATTTATTATGCAGGAGCTCGATTTCCAAATGCTAATATTTTAAAGCTTGCTATAACTGCATCTTCCCAAAATCAAGTTACTGATAAACCAATTCCACCTTGTGGTGCGTGTAGGCAATCTATAGCCGAGTATGAAATAAAACAAGATCAACCCATTGAAATTTATTTTATGGGAGCAAAAGGTAAAGTTGTAAAATCAAGTTCTTTAGCCAATTTATTGCCTTTACTTTTTGAAAGTTCAGTGTTATAA
- the porV gene encoding type IX secretion system outer membrane channel protein PorV has translation MKKYAIILIAFASLNLTFAQETITFPDQSSVITTGVPFMLIAPDARSAALGDMGVATSVDGFSQQWNPAKYVFSEAKSGVSLSYTPYLSKLVNDISISYATYFNRLSEYSAVSASFKYFSLGEITLTQSEDDPGINVKPNEFTADVAYTLRLADQFSMAVAMRYMRSDLRINQVDPNADAASTFGVDITGYYQSEEEAYNDFNGRWRAGFAIQNLGPKFKYDDGGRENFQPTNLRLGAGFDFIFDEYNKLGITAEVSKLLVPTPPLLGFVDTIQDGDTEPNGTQDANEPTIITSGQDNNVSFINGIFQSFGDAPGGFSEELREFTYSLGAEYTYQENFSFRMGYFNEAEDKGARKFFALGAGFKYTTINIDLSYLFSASKVQSPLENTLRFSLTFNFGDGEYDEY, from the coding sequence ATGAAGAAATACGCAATAATCCTTATCGCTTTTGCATCGTTAAATCTAACATTTGCACAAGAGACTATTACATTTCCAGACCAATCATCCGTTATAACAACGGGGGTTCCTTTTATGCTTATAGCTCCAGATGCAAGATCTGCTGCATTAGGTGATATGGGAGTAGCGACTTCTGTAGATGGATTTTCACAACAATGGAATCCAGCAAAGTATGTGTTTTCAGAGGCTAAATCTGGGGTGAGTTTAAGTTATACTCCCTATTTAAGTAAATTGGTAAATGATATCTCTATTAGTTATGCGACTTATTTTAATAGACTAAGCGAATACAGTGCAGTATCTGCAAGTTTCAAATATTTTAGTCTAGGTGAAATTACATTAACGCAGTCTGAAGATGATCCAGGTATTAATGTAAAACCAAATGAGTTTACTGCTGATGTGGCGTATACATTGCGTCTAGCAGATCAATTTTCTATGGCAGTGGCTATGCGTTACATGAGATCTGACTTAAGAATAAACCAAGTAGATCCTAATGCTGATGCAGCTAGTACATTTGGTGTAGACATTACTGGGTATTATCAAAGTGAGGAAGAAGCTTATAATGATTTTAACGGACGATGGAGAGCAGGATTCGCTATCCAAAATTTAGGACCAAAATTTAAGTACGACGATGGAGGAAGAGAGAATTTTCAACCTACTAATTTAAGATTAGGAGCTGGTTTTGATTTTATTTTTGATGAATATAATAAGTTAGGAATCACAGCTGAGGTTTCAAAACTTTTAGTACCAACACCTCCATTATTAGGTTTTGTTGATACAATACAAGATGGGGATACTGAGCCAAATGGAACACAAGATGCTAATGAGCCGACAATCATTACCTCTGGCCAAGACAATAATGTAAGTTTTATAAATGGAATTTTTCAATCTTTCGGTGATGCTCCAGGTGGTTTTAGCGAAGAGTTAAGAGAATTCACCTATTCTTTGGGTGCAGAATATACATATCAAGAGAACTTTTCTTTTAGAATGGGATATTTTAATGAAGCAGAAGATAAAGGTGCACGTAAGTTTTTTGCCTTAGGAGCTGGTTTTAAATACACAACTATAAATATAGATTTATCATATTTGTTTTCAGCATCAAAAGTTCAGAGTCCATTAGAAAACACATTACGTTTTTCACTAACATTTAATTTTGGTGATGGTGAGTATGATGAATATTAG